Proteins from a genomic interval of Plodia interpunctella isolate USDA-ARS_2022_Savannah chromosome 20, ilPloInte3.2, whole genome shotgun sequence:
- the LOC128678772 gene encoding lipase 3-like, with protein sequence MCTSVCNANRAGARVCIFNMKTALVLFTVVIISQCCESRWLPQDLIETVFNKTSQISNYVKQKGRSIRHFYDENIRRPVTYLVGNDKNDKKYISRNGDSTEDFKNYIDKAQANQEQVFDAIAPKNPKVKCIADNPAIHMTTPQLLALYGYVAESHTVVTEDGYILTIHRIPFSKNSKVGVPRKTVLLHHGLLGSSADWILPGPEKGLGFILSEAGYDVWMANVRGNTYSRAHISKNVDTFAFWNFTFHEVSQHDLPAVIDYIMEIKGWDVKINYIGHSMGTTVLFALLSTKTQYNKVLRAGFALAPVAYMTDIKSPIRLLARYSDNLEFLLKLLGANEFLPQNAVLRWLSKHACEINHYEEVICENSLFVLCGHDASQFNKTLLPIILGHVPAGASTKTLVHYAQEIKSGGRFQQFDYGPEGNFKEYGNNVPPEYPVHKITLPIALLSAENDWLASDEDVTNLYVHLTNPIEHYVVPLKQFNHIDFLWAIDANKYVYSKLLELLEEGVSKVDFNPKVDTNELNDDNEVDQTFMIPLNT encoded by the coding sequence ATGTGTACTTCAGTCTGTAACGCGAACCGAGCGGGAGCGCGCGTCTGCATATTCAATATGAAGACCGcacttgttttgtttactGTTGTCATAATATCACAATGCTGCGAATCGCGGTGGCTGCCACAAGACCTCATCGAAACTGTCTTTAACAAAACATCGCAAATATCCAACTATGTCAAACAGAAAGGAAGAAGTATCAGGCACTTTTACGACGAAAATATACGCCGGCCGGTAACATATTTAGTTGGAAATGataaaaacgataaaaaatatatttcacgaAATGGAGACAGCACTGAggactttaaaaattacatcgaTAAAGCCCAAGCCAATCAAGAACAGGTGTTCGATGCCATCGCACCTAAGAACCCAAAAGTCAAATGTATAGCTGATAATCCCGCAATACATATGACCACACCCCAACTTTTGGCCCTTTATGGATATGTAGCAGAATCTCACACGGTCGTCACTGAAGATGGTTACATATTAACTATTCATAGGATACCATTCTCGAAAAATTCCAAAGTAGGTGTTCCTCGTAAAACTGTGTTACTTCACCATGGCCTGTTAGGTAGCTCTGCTGATTGGATACTGCCTGGACCGGAGAAAGGACTCGGGTTCATACTATCAGAAGCTGGGTATGATGTTTGGATGGCAAATGTCAGGGGAAACACGTATTCCCGAGCGCACATATCGAAAAACGTGGACACGTTCGCCTTTTGGAATTTTACTTTTCACGAAGTGAGTCAACACGATCTGCCTGCAgttattgattatattatgGAGATCAAAGGCTGggatgtgaaaataaattatatcggCCATTCAATGGGAACAACCGTGTTATTTGCATTATTATCAACTAAAACACAATATAACAAAGTTTTGAGAGCGGGTTTCGCCCTAGCACCCGTGGCCTACATGACAGACATAAAAAGCCCGATAAGACTACTGGCTAGATACAGTGATAACCTGGAGTTTTTGTTAAAGTTGCTCGGAGCGAACGAGTTTTTGCCACAAAACGCTGTGCTTAGATGGCTGTCGAAACACGCATGCGAAATAAACCATTACGAAGAAGTGATATGTGAAAACTccttatttgttttatgtggTCATGACGCGAGTcagtttaataaaacattattgccGATAATTTTAGGGCATGTTCCAGCCGGGGCTTCTACAAAGACTCTGGTTCATTATGCCCAGGAGATCAAAAGCGGTGGCCGGTTCCAGCAGTTCGATTATGGTCCCGAGGGAAACTTTAAGGAGTATGGTAACAATGTTCCCCCTGAGTACCCAGTGCATAAAATAACGTTGCCAATTGCGCTGTTAAGCGCTGAAAATGATTGGCTAGCCAGTGACGAAGATGTGACGAATTTGTATGTGCATCTGACCAACCCTATTGAGCACTATGTCGTGCCATTAAAACAATTCAACCACATTGACTTCCTGTGGGCCATCGACGCTAATAAGTATGTTTACTCCAAGCTGTTAGAACTGCTGGAAGAAGGCGTCAGCAAAGTTGACTTTAATCCAAAAGTAGACACAAATGAATTGAATGACGACAATGAAGTTGATCAGACCTTTATGATCCCATTAAATAcgtaa